From the Theobroma cacao cultivar B97-61/B2 chromosome 2, Criollo_cocoa_genome_V2, whole genome shotgun sequence genome, one window contains:
- the LOC18607285 gene encoding pathogenesis-related protein 1, producing the protein MEFSKASLALTCLMALALVLPSHAQDTPEDFLDAHNTARAAVGVGPMTWNDTVAAYAQDYANERIGDCNLEHSTGPYGENLAISSGDLSGTQAVRLWVDEKVYYDYDTNTCATDRVCGHYTQVVWRNSVRLGCAKVRCSNGGTFIGCNYDPPGNFGGEKPY; encoded by the coding sequence ATGGAGTTTTCTAAGGCTTCCCTAGCTCTTACTTGTCTGATGGCATTAGCCTTGGTCCTCCCCTCCCATGCCCAGGACACCCCTGAAGACTTCCTCGACGCCCACAACACAGCTCGCGCAGCGGTCGGTGTTGGCCCCATGACTTGGAACGACACCGTAGCTGCCTATGCACAAGACTACGCTAATGAGCGCATTGGTGACTGCAACCTCGAGCACTCCACTGGACCTTATGGAGAGAACCTTGCAATCAGCAGCGGTGACCTTTCGGGCACCCAAGCCGTAAGACTGTGGGTTGATGAGAAGGTCTACTATGATTACGACACTAACACTTGTGCAACAGACAGGGTTTGCGGGCATTACACTCAGGTGGTTTGGCGCAACTCGGTTCGTCTCGGGTGTGCTAAGGTGAGGTGCAGCAATGGTGGAACTTTCATTGGTTGCAACTATGATCCTCCAGGCAACTTCGGTGGGGAGAAACCATACTGA
- the LOC18607284 gene encoding pathogenesis-related protein 1 → MGMSRISLAINFCLLGLAIAQNSPQDYLNAHNSARARVNVGPMRWDDRVAAYATNYANQRKGDCRLVHSGGPYGENLAWSSADLSGTAAVNLWVAERPNYDYNSNSCVGGECRHYTQVVWRNSVRLGCAKVRCNSGGTFITCNYDPPGNYVNQRPY, encoded by the coding sequence ATGGGGATGAGTAGAATTTCTCTGGCAATAAACTTCTGTCTCCTTGGCCTAGCAATAGCCCAAAATTCCCCACAAGACTACCTCAATGCTCACAACTCTGCTCGTGCAAGGGTCAATGTCGGTCCCATGAGATGGGATGACAGAGTGGCTGCCTATGCAACAAACTACGCCAACCAACGTAAGGGAGACTGCAGACTGGTGCACTCTGGCGGTCCTTATGGCGAGAACCTAGCATGGAGCAGCGCTGATCTTTCGGGCACGGCTGCCGTGAACTTGTGGGTGGCGGAAAGGCCTAACTACGATTACAACTCTAACTCTTGTGTTGGTGGGGAGTGCAGGCACTATACTCAGGTTGTTTGGCGCAACTCAGTTCGTCTAGGGTGTGCCAAGGTACGCTGCAACAGTGGCGGTACCTTCATCACTTGCAACTACGATCCTCCAGGCAACTATGTCAATCAGCGTCCTTACTGA
- the LOC18607283 gene encoding pathogenesis-related protein 1A: protein MAWSKLALACLIIASFALPSLAKTLKQEFLDAQNEARAEVNVEPMAWDAQVAAYAQEYANQRIADCDLVHSGGPYGENIAWGSDDLSVADAVKMWVDEKVYYDHGSKTCASGQVCAHYTQVVWRNSVRLGCAKVRCDNGGTFITCNYDPPGNYIGETPY from the coding sequence ATGGCGTGGTCCAAACTAGCACTTGCATGCCTCATCATCGCATCCTTTGCGTTGCCTTCCTTGGCCAAAACCTTGAAGCAAGAATTCTTGGATGCTCAAAATGAAGCTCGAGCTGAGGTGAACGTCGAGCCAATGGCTTGGGATGCCCAAGTGGCCGCCTACGCGCAAGAATATGCGAACCAGCGCATTGCGGATTGCGACCTTGTTCACTCAGGGGGTCCATACGGAGAGAACATTGCATGGGGTAGCGATGACCTTTCGGTCGCGGATGCCGTGAAAATGTGGGTCGACGAGAAGGTCTATTACGATCACGGCTCGAAGACGTGCGCCTCAGGCCAGGTTTGTGCCCATTATACTCAGGTGGTTTGGCGCAACTCGGTTCGTTTAGGGTGCGCCAAGGTAAGGTGTGACAATGGAGGAACTTTCATTACTTGCAACTATGACCCTCCTGGCAACTACATTGGGGAGACACCTTATTAA
- the LOC18607282 gene encoding unconventional prefoldin RPB5 interactor 1: MGSTSKDLLRFEHKTSSTSPLESALLVTNKKDSSAESRDPAKKPSITPVPKSQLLGKVKDFLGVMAEANKRLELDAKNNSQAYDIEVLNGNEPEVIEMDLMLGVADLHTPEAVAAAESAIAGNQPAITLAGSSSETESDDSSDDSNDDNEESKNDGNDDNETSRKLEKSNTGKDHTISEAARKHRSKKRSRIVELS; the protein is encoded by the exons ATGGGTAGCACAAGCAAAGATCTCTTACGCTTCGAGCACAAGACTTCCAGTACTTCACCCTTGG AATCTGCACTTCTTGTTACAAACAAGAAGGACTCGTCCGCTGAGTCCCGTGATCCTGCGAAGAAACCCAGCATCACTCCTGTTCCTAAAAGCCAAC TTTTGGGAAAAGTGAAAGATTTCTTGGGAGTCATGGCAGAAGCTAATAAAAGGCTGGAGCTAGATGCAAAG AATAATTCTCAAGCATATGATATTGAAGTACTCAATGGGAATGAACCTGAAGTCATTGAAATG GATTTGATGTTGGGTGTAGCTGATCTTCACACTCCTGAAGCTGTGGCTGCTGCTGAATCTGCAATTGCTGGTAATCAGCCAGCAATTACTTTGGCTGGTAGTAGTAGTGAAACAGAATCAGATGATAGCAGTGATGATAGCAATGATGACAATGAGGAAAGCAAGAATGATGGTAATGATGATAATGAAACATCTAGGAAACTTGAAAAATCCAACACAGGCAAAGACCATACTATAAGTGAAGCAGCAAGAAAGCATCGATCCAAAAAGCGGTCAAGGATAGTTGAGCTCTCTTGA